The following coding sequences lie in one Lytechinus pictus isolate F3 Inbred unplaced genomic scaffold, Lp3.0 scaffold_20, whole genome shotgun sequence genomic window:
- the LOC135157947 gene encoding uncharacterized protein LOC135157947, translated as MASASKTAARLKCNPPILPSASSIRAVKSRYKVGDQVNITCNDDPDWFVWECSNDGMWRGEPIMCSPIRPAPNDENPGAPAPIINQVNGTSKREFFITGLLVTAVILFIVVLMSLAMFFIFVRNRGYGLVSSSKEEINGKGERGPLPEVPEGYANYVAGEQSLYVEPYLKQNGDPSPSYEVYEKPV; from the exons ATGGCTTCAGCCTCTAAGACGGCGGCGCGATTAA AATGCAATCCACCTATACTACCGAGTGCCTCATCCATTCGAGCTGTCAAATCTCGGTACAAGGTTGGCGATCAAGTCAATATCACATGTAACGACGACCCTGATTGGTTTGTGTGGGAATGCAGTAATGATGGCATGTGGCGTGGGGAGCCCATAATGTGCTCACCAATCCGCCCAGCACCTAATG ATGAAAACCCTGGAGCTCCAGCACCCATAATAAACCAAGTCAACGGAACTAGCAAACGAGAATTCTTTATCACTGGCCTCCTTGTAACAGCCGTCATTTTGTTTATCGTTGTTCTAATGAGCTTGGCGATGTTCTTCATTTTTGTGAGAAA TCGTGGTTATGGCTTGGTATCATCATCAAAAGAAGAGATCAATGGGAAAGGAGAAAGAGGACCGCTACCTGAAGTTCCTGAAGGATATGCAAACTATGTTGCTGGTGAACAATCCCTCTACGTTGAACCTTACCTCAAGCAAAACGGAGATCCAAGCCCCAGCTACGAGGTCTACGAAAAACCAGTCTGA